Proteins from a single region of Vicinamibacterales bacterium:
- a CDS encoding class I SAM-dependent methyltransferase — protein sequence MSTHRAISSLVMLVLTFAVSASAYAQATATGQKPFEPQVGQAGKDVVWVPTPQAVVDKMLDMAKVTKTDFVMDLGSGDGRTVITAAKRGARAMGIEYNPDMVELSKKNAAAAGMSDRATFVKADLFETDFSKADVITMFLLPSINMKLRPKLLDLKPGTRIASNTFTMEDWQADETATVSDGCSSSWCTALFWIVPAKVGGTWGTPSGELKLTQTFQMISGTLGNQAIQGRLRGAEITFTSGTTKYAGTVDGNTIKITAPSAFTATRKPGA from the coding sequence AGCGCGTCCGCGTATGCGCAGGCCACGGCCACGGGGCAGAAGCCCTTCGAGCCGCAGGTAGGCCAGGCCGGCAAGGATGTGGTCTGGGTGCCGACGCCGCAGGCCGTCGTCGACAAGATGCTCGACATGGCCAAGGTCACCAAGACCGACTTCGTGATGGACCTCGGGTCCGGTGACGGCCGCACGGTGATTACCGCCGCCAAGCGCGGCGCGCGCGCCATGGGCATCGAGTACAACCCTGACATGGTGGAGCTGTCGAAGAAGAACGCTGCCGCCGCGGGCATGAGCGATCGCGCCACGTTCGTCAAGGCCGACCTGTTCGAGACCGACTTCTCGAAGGCCGACGTCATCACCATGTTCCTGCTGCCCTCGATCAACATGAAGCTGCGGCCGAAGCTGCTGGACCTGAAGCCCGGCACGCGCATCGCGTCGAACACCTTCACCATGGAAGACTGGCAGGCCGACGAGACCGCCACGGTGAGCGACGGCTGCTCGAGCAGCTGGTGCACGGCGCTCTTCTGGATCGTGCCCGCCAAGGTCGGCGGCACGTGGGGCACGCCGAGCGGCGAGCTGAAGCTGACGCAGACCTTCCAGATGATCTCGGGCACGCTCGGCAACCAGGCCATCCAGGGCCGGTTGCGCGGCGCCGAAATCACCTTCACGTCCGGCACCACCAAGTACGCCGGCACGGTGGACGGCAACACCATCAAGATCACCGCGCCGTCGGCGTTCACGGCGACCAGGAAGCCAGGGGCCTAA